The Colwellia sp. M166 genome segment CCTGATTTTAGCAGTACTTGTCCATAAGTATCTGATATATTAGCAATACTACCCGCTAGTTCATAAGCTTTTTCAGCATAAGCTAAAGCGGCTTCATAATTACTAGACTCTAAATTCAACCATGCTAAATTATTAAGAGCAATAGCATTATTAGGCTGAGCTTCCACTATCACCTCATAACTTTGTATCGCTTTTTCAGGGTTTGACTGGGTATAAAAATTCGCCAGTAACGCTCTAATTTTATCTGCTTGCGGATCTTTATCTAAATGCTGCTCGAGTCCAGCTATCGCTTTCTCTCGTTGGTTATTTCTCGCATTGGCAACCGCAATAAAAATTGCATTTTGGCTAGATGGAATAGCTTGATAAAACCTTTCCAAAAGCGGCAAAGCATTGACATAGTCCCCTTCAAGCAATAAGATCCGCCCTTGCATTCCTTGGCGATTAGTTTCACTTAAGCCTTGTTGCTCTAATGCTTGCAACAAATCCTTAGCATCATGAACTTTGTTTGAATCTAGTAACAACTTCATTTTTGCAAGCTGTAAAACTTTAGCATTATTCGGCTGACTAATCATAGCCTTATCAATCAAACTTAACGCTCGGTTTAACTCTTTAGCTACCGAGTAACTATTAACAAGCAATAATACGGGTTCAATTTGATAAGGATTAGTCAACAACCAGTCTTGAGCAATTTTCTGCATTTCTGCATTATTATTCTGCTTCATTTTGGTAATGATTTTTAATTGCCAAAGTTTTTTCGGTGACTTAATTGACGTTGGATAAGACGCCAGCACTTCATCTGCTTGGTTAAATTTTGCTAGCTCAAGTAACACCTCAGCATATAACATTCCATATTGAATATTTGTTTTTTCGTTCTCATACAGCATCTTAATTTTTTCTAAGGTTAGATCATCTTTAACCATAAAATAGTGTTGCTTTAAAATGCTGACATTTTTAGGAAATAATAATATTGCCTTAGATGACCATTGCTTAGCCTCATCTTTTTTACCTTGACGCAGAGATAGCCTCGTTAGTTCTCTTAGCGCAAATAAGTTTTCAGCTTGTAATTCAAGACTTTTATGTAAAGTCGTTGCCGCTAACTCAAAGTTACCTTGCTTAATGTATATTGCAGCTTGGATATTAAAGCCTTCCACCTTTTCAGGATAAGCGGCTTGCCATTTTTTAGCGATACGCTCGGCCTGCTCAAAGTCACCCGTTTCAATAGCTAAATAAGCAATGGTTAATTCTGCTCCCTTCATATTTGGGTCTTGTTCGACAGCCTTTTCTAAGTCTTTAATACCTGAGGGGTCATTTAGCATTAATTTCAAAAAGCCCTCGCGCATATTACTTTCCGCAGAGGATGTTTCTTCACTAGAAGCTTGTGTGATTAACTTCTCAGATATCTCTTTTGCTTGTTCAAATGCGCCTATTTTTGCTAATTGAAAACTTAGCGAAGATAAAAAGTTGATATCGGCATCTGAAGTTGGGTTAAGCTCGCCTATACTTTCATTTAAATCAGTAACCAAACCAAGCTGTAGCTGGTTATAAGCAAACATTTTACGTGCTGGATGCTCTGGTGCTAGGTATCTCACTACTGGTTTTAAATGCATATAACTTTGTTCATAGCTATTTAAAAAGTAAGCACTTATACCCGCAATCAGTTGTAGGTAAGGTTTATTGAAATTACTCGTTAATGCTTTTTCTGCATGCATTTTTGCTGCTTTATAATCTTTTGACTGAAACTTGACTGCTGCCTTGACATAATGAGCAAATGCTTGGTTAGGAAAGTTAGTTAAAATAGAGTCAGCATAGGCTTCTGCCTCATCAAAGCGCTGTTCTTTTAACAAAGACTCCGTTAAGTAAATTGAGCCTATGCCTGACAAAGGCTGTAATTCAACATATCGAGCATAACTTTTACTTGCTTGAACATAATCTTTTACGGCTGTTGATATTTGCCCTTGCAACATTAACGCATCAGGATTGTTAGGTGCTATGACCAATGCTTGAGCAATTAGTTTTTCAGCATCTTCATGGGCATTATTAGCTAACTTTAAATAACTACTCGCTATCAAAGCATAGACATCGTTAGGCGCAGCCGTATTCGCTAATGCTGCAGCAGACTCAGCTACGACTTTATCTTCTGCTCTTAAAGCGGCTAAAACTTTATAAGCATAATATTGCGCTTTAGCCGTGTTCGATAATTTATCACTATGTTCGTCAAGAGATAAAATGCCTGTATCATCTTCAGTTAGTAAGTAGGCTCTAGCTAACGAAGGAACAACCTCATTATGAGGAAACTGTAAACTCAGGGCTTTTTCTAATTCTTTCGCTGCATTGACACCGCTACCTTGATTTAAATAGCTTTGGCCAAGTAAATAACGCGCTTCTGCATTTTTTGGCTCTAATTGAATCGCATTTTTCAATTCAATAATAACTTGATTTATTTGGCTTGTTTCGTTCAAGCTTTTGGCAGTAGCTATATGTGAACTCGCCGTTTGCTTTTCTCCGCAGCTAACGGTGCCGATTGACAGAATCAGTCCACATACAACAATTTTAATCAGTCTCATGATATCATCCCTTTCAAGCCAAAGACTTTTGACCTAATTAATAGTTTTTATACGCTGCACAAAATTATGTCGCTCTAAGATTTATGCACTTTTATAACGATAAATATTAGCATAGTGCTGTTAAAGATAACATCCACTGATTTCAATTGTTTTCTCACCTACAACTACAAAATAAGGATAGTAATAACAAGCGACTAATGCATAACTCCGGCTAAAATAATAATTTCAGCATTCTTTAGAGTCTTTTGTATTAACCCCTGATGACGGGCGTAAATGATAGCGCAGTAAGCATTAATTATTTTCATAAATTTGTGCGTATTTCTTAGCTGATGATTCGATCGAGAAATTAGCATTAATATAATTAAAAGCTGCTTCAGCTAGAGGCTCGAGAATATGTTTATCTTCTACAATATTTGCAATAATTTCAGCTAACTTTGCATTATCATCGTATTCGAATAGCCAACCTGTTTGTTGCTCTAAAACAAGTTTAGGATTCCCTCCAACTTTTGTCGCAATCACAGGTATTTTATTTGCCATAGCCTCAATGATCACCATCGATAAACCTTCAGTCTCAGAGCAAACGACCAAAACATCCATATTGGCATAAATATTTTCCCTATCGTTTACCATGCCATGGAAATTAACAGTTATGTTTGGTAAATTTTTAGCACGATAATCCTTTAAAGTCGTCGAACATTCACCGTCACCAAAAAAATTGACGACTATATTCTTCTGTACTTCTTCAGTTAGTCTCGTTAATGCTTCAAGTAAACAAAATTGATTTTTTAGTGGGATCATTCTCCCCACAGAACCAATGTGTACTTTTTCTGAACTAGCTCTTTTAAAGTCCGTGGTTTTAATTAACACTCCATTATCGATAACCAAGCATGGCGTTTTTGTCCATTGGTGAAAATTTTGAAAATTCTCCATACCTTCTGTCGAAACAAACGTTATCGCACTAATAAACGGCTGCATCTTCACGTGTAGATTCTTCCATAGTCTCCCAATAAGTGGCGCTGCGCCATGTCGGGTATAAATGATTTTTCCTTTCAAGCAAAAGGCAACCACCTGAAGAAACTTTAAAGCGTAAGGGCTATGAACATGCACAATATCCATTGCTCTAATCTGCAAAGTTACTTGAATGAGTTTAAATATAGGTGAATGATTAGTACTAAAAAATATGATCCCATGAGCATCACATTCTGACTCTAGTTGCTCTCCCGGACGCCCTAAAGAAATGATTATTGGATTATGCCCTTGTGATTTTTGGCTACGGCACAAATCAATTACAAATCGTTCGGCCCCTCCAACTTGCAAACTGCTTAGAATATGTGCAATATTTAACATACTTAATTTTGACCAGAACAACGATAAAACAAGTGCCTATACATTAACATAACTGTAACAATGTCAAGACTTAAATAAACAGGTTTTCTAAAAAATTCCTATATTATTTTTTATTCGCTTCGAGAAAATGTTAAAAATGATTAACTTAAAAAATAGCAGTATTGGAATTATATTATTTGGAGAGCATCAAATTATAGAACAGTGGCAGGCACTAACCCAAGGTTATGATAATTTTTCTGTTTGTCGAACTAATAAAGAGTTATCAAAATTTAATGCCAATGAACATCTTGTTATCTATTTCAACACTAACACTCGAAGGGCGATACAAACAGCATTAAAAATAAAACTTAAAGGCTTTAAAATTATCAAGTTTTGGACTGGTACCGATGTTTCCAACTTAAATAAATTACCATTTTTCAAAAAAACACTTTCGATATTTCTTTTAAATAAACTGATTAAATTACACTTAACTAACAGTACATGGTTAAGTGAAGAGTTAAAAGTTCTAAGCATAAAGTCAAAACATTGGATATCCCCTACACCATTATATTTCGATGCTAAAAAGACACTTCATGACGAATTAATTTCGAAAGAAAAAATTGTTTTAATATACACAAATGAGGGTAGAGAGTGGTTATATAACGCTGAGTTAATGCTCGATATTGCTAAATCAACACCGCAGTTGAAGTTTATTTTCATTGGTAATAACGCTTTAAGAACAACTGATTTACCTAATGCGGAATCCCTAGGCGTTGTTAACCAAAACACAATGATCGAGCTTTATAAAAAATCCCATATACTTCTAAGAGTTACCGAACACGATGGTTTTCCTCGAATGATTATAGAAGCGTTGTATTTTGGCTTAAATGTCGTTTTTAATAATGTGATACCTCATACAACCTTATGTACAAAAAACAGAAAAGAGATTATAGAAAAGCTTGTATCAAAAGAAATAGAGACAGTGAATTTTTCAGGCAGAGACTATGCACTAAAAACGTTTTCAGCTGAGCAATGGGTAAGCCAAATCCAGTATTATTCAGCGCAATTAAATAAGCGATAGCACAAAATGAGAAAAACCTCTGTTATTATTCCCTTCTATAATAATGATGATTATATTGAAGAGTGTATAAACTCTGTTCTACAACAAACTTGTCAGCCCAAAGAAATCATTGTCGTTAATGATGGTTCATCAAGTAAAAGTCGACAGTTTTTAGCACAACTTAGCGATAAAGTTACAATTATTGATCACGACGTCAACCTTGGTATAGCACAGGCTAGAAATACAGGCGCTAAAAATTCAACGGGTGAATATCTAGCATTTTTAGATGCTGACGATATTTGGCAAGCTGAAAAGAATCAACAACAAGAACATTTATTAATAAATAACCCTGAGTTAGCCGGTTGCCATACTGGCGTGAATATATTTTCACAAGACATGAATATCATTGAGACATGCCTTAATAAGCCAAAGATATTAGATTTAAAAAATAGTGCGATAGAATCACATGTAGTGCCCTCTAGCTTCATGATAAGAAGAAGTATTTTTCTAAAAGTAGGAGGGTTTGACCCAAAAGTTAGAGTGGAAGATTATGATTTATTTCTAACGCTGATAACAAATCATTATCTAATCCAATTTATACCCGAAGCATTAACATGGCTGCGAAGAGATAATCATGGTAATGAATCTGCAAAATGGCAGTTTATCTTTTATGGCCGAAACGACATTTTAAAAAAACACGGCTACACACTATATAAGCACAATGGCTTACTCTCATTATTAAACTTTTTGCAACGTACCTGTGAACTCTCACGTTGGCGAGCTAAGGGACCTATAAATGTTATATTTATGATCCTCTCATTTATTTTGCCTAAAGCAAGATCAAATGAGTAAGCTAAACCGTATGTGTCTATAGGAAAAACAAGTATCACTGATTAGATATTCTCGGTAGTATTAACGTTTACAATATAGATATTTAAGACAAATAATGACTAAAGCGACTTTTTTTGACATAACAACAGCCAACAAGCCCCTTATCGGTATATTTGTCCTTTTTGCTGCTATTTGTGCGTTGAACACTCCTATTCTGGTCACTTTATGGCGGCATGGCTTTGATGATGGCACATACTCTCATGCTTTCCTCGTACCTTTTATTAGTCTCTATCTCTATTACCAGCTATCGTTAAGTGGAAAATTGCAATTTCGAGAAACACTAGCCATTTCTCCCGCCATCTCTTTACTCATAAGTTGCTATTTATTATTTGTCACCAGTAACGCTCAAATAAGTATTGGTTATTGGGGGGCATTATTAGCCGTATGTATAACCAGTGTTAATATGCTTTACAAATTCAATTGGAGCATTGTATTTCCTGCCGCTTTTTTAGTTTTTATCTTACCATTTTGGGGTCTACTGGTCCCTTTATTACAAAGCTTATCAATAACGGCTGTAACTTATATTATGAGTTTTACAGGCGTACCAACCTATGTCGAGGGTAACTTTGTCACTATTCCCGCAGGAGTATTCGAAATTGCAGACGGTTGTAGTGGTTTAAGATACATGATTGTTTCACTCGCGATTGGTACACTTTTTATTTTTCTTAATATAAAAGACACTAAACGAGCCATCTTATTTTTATCTCTCACAATATTCGGCGCATTACTGACTAATTGGATAAGAATCACCGCACTTATTTTAATCGGTGAATATACCAATATGGAAAGCAGCTTAATGGAAGACCATAATACTTTTGGCTGGTATCTTTATGTGCCATTTATGATTTTACTTTTTACTTGGGGTGGTCGACTGGCTAGTCCTGCTTTACCCGTAAAAGAAACAGGTTCTTTTACGAATAATAATGCCGCTCCATCTGTACTAATTTTTACCATTTTCGCGCTTATAGTTTCATCAGTTTCACTAAAAGCACTGATTTCTCCCACTATAAATAACTTACAAGAAAATCAGTCACCTATAAAGCAGCCACAACCTCAACGTTTATTTTATTATTCTGTAGAGCATATTGTCACTGACAACTCAGATGATATGACTACTTATAATATATATTCATTTAATCAAGATGATTTAGATAGTAAAGCGACATTCTTCGGCAATGAATTAATTCCGAAAGAATGGAAAGTTAAAAGCAGTCATATTGAAGATGATTGGCAAGTATTTTTTGTTTATCAAGGTAGTAAAAACGCTATTGTCAAAGTTAGCTATGAAATAGCACTGAAGAGGTCAGCAACACCAAGACAGTTCAAGCTGAATAGACTTATGACAGGGCTAATAAGTATCGAAAAAAGTAAACTCCACTGGAAGTTTATACTATGTAAAACAAGCTGTGATGCTTAATCTTTAGACCTGTGTTGTTTATTTTCGGTTAAAAGCAGGTCAACTAGCCAAGGAAGGTCACTAGTGCTTGAAAACGTCCAACTAAATCTTCTAGGAGGCTTAAAAATCCACGTATTAGTGCTATTTTTAGATTTAGCACGTTCAAAACTCTTTTTGCATTGTTGAATAAATACCGAAAATAATTCCGTAAACAACAAATCATCTACTTTATTTACACTTTTTATATAAGCAGCTTTCCCTAATAAACCAGCGACGTCACAAGTATGTTGATGATCAGTCCATTGATCATTACTTTCATACCTTGGGTTTTCTAATGCAACCAGGTATTTAGGTATCACTATATTGTCCACTTTCTCATTACCCCAATATATACCATGGTTGAGAACAAAATCACCAAAGACCTCTATTAATGAGGCCGCTCGCGTATCTCCAGTCAAACGATAATATCGCCATAAAGCATCACTAAGCAATGACATCATCCATGGAGAGCACGTTGCAGAATTACCTCCTTGCCCTTCATGAGACTTATAAGTGTGTTGTGGACAACCGACTAAATTCCAATCACTGACCGGATTAAATGTCATTGCTACGGTTGCATCGATGATTTGATTAATGCGCTCCAACGCAGAAACCTCACCAGTTAATTCCCAATAAGAAATAGCTGCATTTAGTGCTGCTGCTTGGTTACGCTCGGTCCAGAAACCTCTTGCGAGATTGTATTCTGGCTCCCAAGTTAAAGAATTAAGGTATACCTTTGTTAAAGCTTCTCGAGCTTTATCATCAGCACTAAGTAAATATCGGTACAGAAGTCCCTTAGGCATCGAGTACTTAACATCATTTTTATCAATAAGCTTAAAAAGGCCATTTTGATCAATATTCTCAATGTAATATTTTGTTAAAAAATTAGCTTTTTCTAACCAATCGTTATTATTAGACATAATAAAAAGCTGATAAATAGCTTGAGGCTTATCATAAAGCCATTGCGAAGCTCTTTTCATTGGGTAACCATTTTTAGTCAAAGCTGTATGATCTGTAAAATAGTTAGCATAAGCTGATAATGGCTCAACATACCATGCCGAGTTTAAAGCCGACGATTTTGGGTGCAATAATAAAGCTTGTGCCAACCAATTTGACGACGGAAAAATAAGGTTTAAATGTTCTTGTACAACTAAGTCATGATCGCTGGCTTTTAATTTTTCATTATCCCATTCGAGTGTGAGTGAAACGTTATCCCCTGGCCTTTGATCAACTTCAAGCAGTAATAATCTAATATACTTCTTTCCTGCTAACGCCGGCCAACTATTAAATACTTCGTATTTAATAGTAATATCCGTATCCATCTCAGTTAATTGAATAGTGGCATCAACTGTAATTAAACGATTAGGCACCGGCAGTAACAGTTGTGTTTTATCTTTAGTTAAAGATACTTGAAAGGTTATAGCTTCTTTTGCGATAGTGCTTCCGAAAAAAAGCACTATTGTGATAAGAGATAGGAACCTAATAAACCAGATCATATTATTCACCGACCTGTAATGACGTCATTACAGGTCGGTGATCTCCGCCAAGGGATGCAAGTATTTTCACATGCTTCGCTGTTATATTTTCAGAGTATAAAATATGGTCAATACGAAAGCTTAAAAAGGGAACTCCCTGCCAATTAATATATTGCGTATGGTTAAAACCCAAACCACGCTCGTTAATTGCATTACTAAGCCATGAAAAGTTCGCTACATAGATAGGATCATCGTCAGGCATATTAAAATCCCCGGCGATAATTACATTAGTTTTTCCTTTTACTGTCTCACCAAAAATAGTAGCTTCTAGCTCTCGATTATCAGCCTTCTCGATTGCTCTACCATTTAACCTACCCAATTTTATAATATCTAGCAGCACCTCTCTCGGCGTTTCAAAGTGAACATTTGATACGTTGATATTTTGCTCATTAATCACGACTGAATACGACACTGCAAAATTTCCAAAGCCATTAAGCATACTTCGACTTAATGATACTGTGCGCTCGAATGGATACTTACTCAGCAAACAAAGGCTACCTTCACAATCTGTAAACTCATAATCAGCATTAAGTTCATCAATTGATTTAGATTTTATTTCCTGCAATAAAAGTAAATCTGGTTGATAGTATTTAATCACTTGCTTCAATTTAATTAATTGACTGCCTTCACCCATATTTACGGTAACAACTCTAATGTTCGTATGTCCTTCCTTATTGAAATTGAATACATTAGGTACTTGGAAATCAGAATAAACAATAGCAATATAAAACAATACTGGGAGCATATAACGCTGACGTTTACCAAGAAACTGCCAGAAAGTTAACAATATAAAAATTAAGGAAATTAACCACCAACGAGGCGCAAATATAATTAAGTGTTCGAGCATTAAAAGTGAATCGAAATTTGCCCAGATAGGTAAACTAAAAACGACAACACTTGCCAAAAAGCTAATGCTAAAGACAACAATTGCAATTACTTTGATACTACTTTTGATATATTTCTGCATATTTATTAACAGCGGTTGCTAAAGAAAAATTTTTGGTAATATACTCTCTTGCTGATAATCCAAATGCTGTTACTTGTTGCACGTTTTCACTAAGATGACACAGCAATTTAGCTAATTGCTCGTGATCGTCATAATCTACCAACCAACCATTTTCATTATGTTTTACAAGCTTAGGATTACCTCCAACACTTGTTGCGATCACCGGCTTACAGTAGGCCATAGATTCCATAATAACGAGGGATAAGCCCTCAGTTTCAGACGTAACAACTAAACAATCGAACGTAGGGTATATTTGATCACGTTCCGTCACCATTCCATAGAAACGAATGTTAGCTTCAAGCAAATTGTCTTTTGCAAAAGCACGCAGTTTCTGATCGCACTCACCGTCACCAAAAATATGAAGCTGGATTAATTGCTGAATTTCTTTAGGTAATATCGAAAGAGCTTTTAGTAGAGATATTTGATGTTTTAATGGTACTAGTCGGCCCACACTACCAATATGAAGTTTATTTTCTGATACGCGGTTGACTGAAACTAAATCAGGTAATAACACACCGTTATCCACAACGCTCATTGGAATATCATGCCAAGGATAATTTGATTTAAAAATCTCCGCTGACTCTTGAGAAACAAATGACATGGCTTTGATATAAGGTTTAAAATTCTGATGAATTTTTTGCCACTCCAAAGAGTTGTTTGGTGCAGCACCATGACGGGTATAAACACATCGATTACCGCCTATAATTTTCATCACAATTGACAGTGGTTTTAAGGCATAAGCGGTATGGATATGAATTATATCGAATTTTTTTAAGGTAAGTAATATTTTCAATTGCCCAAAAAAAGACGCAGCTCTTTCTATACTATGAACTTCTATAGCTTTACTTTTTGCTATTTCAACTAACGGATCGTCATTTGAACTGAATGATAAAATAGCAACTTCGTTTCCTAAGGAAAGTTGCTTCTCGCCTAAATCTATCACAAAGCGTTCAGCGCCACCGACATTTAAACTGCTAACGATATGGATAATTTTAAGTTGCTTTGTCATTCTTATATTTATAATTACTTAATATGTGTAAATATAATAGTAGAGATATTCATAAGAATATATAAGATAATGAATATTGTTTCACCCAATAGCCGCTTTCATTTATTTATATTCCTTTGAAGGAAGCTATTTTTCTATTTAAATATTACAAACTCGCTGTTATTATTAAAAAATATAGCAGAATACTAATTGAGTGTTTTCCCATATTAACATTTAATTAGTAAAGAGGCTCCTGCGCTTACCCTTAATAAAGACTATTCAATATCTGACAAATTTTTTCAAGGAAAGTATAATTTGACACTTAAAATATCTTGGAAAATCATTAAAAGCATTGATGAATTAGTCACTTATAAGTCGCAATGGCAAAAACTTGCTAAAAATTCACCAGACGGTTTTTTTACTTCCCCAGAATGGTTATTAGAGTGGATTAATGTCTACTGGCAAAAAAGTTGGCAATTAAGCGTTATTATTGGCACTACTGATGACACTTTATCAGTGCTAGCCCCCTTTTATATACAAAATAAAAAAGCGTTCGGCATTACCTACAAAGCACTATTTCCAATAGGGCAAGGTGAAGTGGAACATGCAGAAGTCGCCTCAGAGTATCAAGATATATTAATAAGCATTAAACATGATGAAATACATGCAAAAATCGCGAATCAAATTAAAGCGTTAACATATGACAACCTCACTTGGCGTGCAATATCCAAGCAAGCTAATCTGCTCAAAATTAGTAAACACTTACCTCAAGCTAGAGTAAACGTTGCCGGTACTCGCTATGCTATTTATAACGCATGTTCCAAAGAAGTTTTACTTAGTAAAAATAATCGATATAAGTGGAACAAGTGCAAAAAATTGTTATTGGAAAACAATGCAGATTTTTTCTGGTGTGACACGGATCAACTGCAAGACCATTGGCTGAAATTAAAAGAAATTCATACGCAAAGATGGCGACTAAAAAATAAATCAGGAGCATTTACCAGCGCAGACTTTAATATTTTTCATCAAAACCTAATAAAACAAGGCTTATGTAAAATAAGCATTTTAAAGATTAAAGGAAAATTAGCGGCAATTAATTATTATTTAATCGGCGATAATTGTTTATATTTTTATCAAAGTGGCTGGAAAAATAACTACGCTTCATTGTCACCAGGTTTTTCTTTACACCAGTGGAGCATTGAAAATAATGCCTTAGATTGTTATGACTTCATGATGGGGGAGCACCAGCAAAGTTACAAAAATAGTTATAGCTGCAATCAAATTGCTGATATGTTTACAGTC includes the following:
- the prsT gene encoding XrtA/PEP-CTERM system TPR-repeat protein PrsT produces the protein MRLIKIVVCGLILSIGTVSCGEKQTASSHIATAKSLNETSQINQVIIELKNAIQLEPKNAEARYLLGQSYLNQGSGVNAAKELEKALSLQFPHNEVVPSLARAYLLTEDDTGILSLDEHSDKLSNTAKAQYYAYKVLAALRAEDKVVAESAAALANTAAPNDVYALIASSYLKLANNAHEDAEKLIAQALVIAPNNPDALMLQGQISTAVKDYVQASKSYARYVELQPLSGIGSIYLTESLLKEQRFDEAEAYADSILTNFPNQAFAHYVKAAVKFQSKDYKAAKMHAEKALTSNFNKPYLQLIAGISAYFLNSYEQSYMHLKPVVRYLAPEHPARKMFAYNQLQLGLVTDLNESIGELNPTSDADINFLSSLSFQLAKIGAFEQAKEISEKLITQASSEETSSAESNMREGFLKLMLNDPSGIKDLEKAVEQDPNMKGAELTIAYLAIETGDFEQAERIAKKWQAAYPEKVEGFNIQAAIYIKQGNFELAATTLHKSLELQAENLFALRELTRLSLRQGKKDEAKQWSSKAILLFPKNVSILKQHYFMVKDDLTLEKIKMLYENEKTNIQYGMLYAEVLLELAKFNQADEVLASYPTSIKSPKKLWQLKIITKMKQNNNAEMQKIAQDWLLTNPYQIEPVLLLVNSYSVAKELNRALSLIDKAMISQPNNAKVLQLAKMKLLLDSNKVHDAKDLLQALEQQGLSETNRQGMQGRILLLEGDYVNALPLLERFYQAIPSSQNAIFIAVANARNNQREKAIAGLEQHLDKDPQADKIRALLANFYTQSNPEKAIQSYEVIVEAQPNNAIALNNLAWLNLESSNYEAALAYAEKAYELAGSIANISDTYGQVLLKSGDKVAALVKADEAYSISLGKDIDIALNYIELLILNNKVDMAKKLLTEVKPKSDKQIAKFNVLLAKL
- a CDS encoding endonuclease/exonuclease/phosphatase family protein, which translates into the protein MASVVVFSLPIWANFDSLLMLEHLIIFAPRWWLISLIFILLTFWQFLGKRQRYMLPVLFYIAIVYSDFQVPNVFNFNKEGHTNIRVVTVNMGEGSQLIKLKQVIKYYQPDLLLLQEIKSKSIDELNADYEFTDCEGSLCLLSKYPFERTVSLSRSMLNGFGNFAVSYSVVINEQNINVSNVHFETPREVLLDIIKLGRLNGRAIEKADNRELEATIFGETVKGKTNVIIAGDFNMPDDDPIYVANFSWLSNAINERGLGFNHTQYINWQGVPFLSFRIDHILYSENITAKHVKILASLGGDHRPVMTSLQVGE
- a CDS encoding GNAT family N-acetyltransferase, giving the protein MTLKISWKIIKSIDELVTYKSQWQKLAKNSPDGFFTSPEWLLEWINVYWQKSWQLSVIIGTTDDTLSVLAPFYIQNKKAFGITYKALFPIGQGEVEHAEVASEYQDILISIKHDEIHAKIANQIKALTYDNLTWRAISKQANLLKISKHLPQARVNVAGTRYAIYNACSKEVLLSKNNRYKWNKCKKLLLENNADFFWCDTDQLQDHWLKLKEIHTQRWRLKNKSGAFTSADFNIFHQNLIKQGLCKISILKIKGKLAAINYYLIGDNCLYFYQSGWKNNYASLSPGFSLHQWSIENNALDCYDFMMGEHQQSYKNSYSCNQIADMFTVRQERQLFKYWLCRLQKKLALKFN
- the xrt gene encoding exosortase, which produces MTKATFFDITTANKPLIGIFVLFAAICALNTPILVTLWRHGFDDGTYSHAFLVPFISLYLYYQLSLSGKLQFRETLAISPAISLLISCYLLFVTSNAQISIGYWGALLAVCITSVNMLYKFNWSIVFPAAFLVFILPFWGLLVPLLQSLSITAVTYIMSFTGVPTYVEGNFVTIPAGVFEIADGCSGLRYMIVSLAIGTLFIFLNIKDTKRAILFLSLTIFGALLTNWIRITALILIGEYTNMESSLMEDHNTFGWYLYVPFMILLFTWGGRLASPALPVKETGSFTNNNAAPSVLIFTIFALIVSSVSLKALISPTINNLQENQSPIKQPQPQRLFYYSVEHIVTDNSDDMTTYNIYSFNQDDLDSKATFFGNELIPKEWKVKSSHIEDDWQVFFVYQGSKNAIVKVSYEIALKRSATPRQFKLNRLMTGLISIEKSKLHWKFILCKTSCDA
- a CDS encoding glycosyltransferase family 4 protein; translation: MLNIAHILSSLQVGGAERFVIDLCRSQKSQGHNPIIISLGRPGEQLESECDAHGIIFFSTNHSPIFKLIQVTLQIRAMDIVHVHSPYALKFLQVVAFCLKGKIIYTRHGAAPLIGRLWKNLHVKMQPFISAITFVSTEGMENFQNFHQWTKTPCLVIDNGVLIKTTDFKRASSEKVHIGSVGRMIPLKNQFCLLEALTRLTEEVQKNIVVNFFGDGECSTTLKDYRAKNLPNITVNFHGMVNDRENIYANMDVLVVCSETEGLSMVIIEAMANKIPVIATKVGGNPKLVLEQQTGWLFEYDDNAKLAEIIANIVEDKHILEPLAEAAFNYINANFSIESSAKKYAQIYENN
- a CDS encoding glycosyltransferase family 4 protein; the protein is MTKQLKIIHIVSSLNVGGAERFVIDLGEKQLSLGNEVAILSFSSNDDPLVEIAKSKAIEVHSIERAASFFGQLKILLTLKKFDIIHIHTAYALKPLSIVMKIIGGNRCVYTRHGAAPNNSLEWQKIHQNFKPYIKAMSFVSQESAEIFKSNYPWHDIPMSVVDNGVLLPDLVSVNRVSENKLHIGSVGRLVPLKHQISLLKALSILPKEIQQLIQLHIFGDGECDQKLRAFAKDNLLEANIRFYGMVTERDQIYPTFDCLVVTSETEGLSLVIMESMAYCKPVIATSVGGNPKLVKHNENGWLVDYDDHEQLAKLLCHLSENVQQVTAFGLSAREYITKNFSLATAVNKYAEIYQK
- a CDS encoding glycosyltransferase family 2 protein, translating into MRKTSVIIPFYNNDDYIEECINSVLQQTCQPKEIIVVNDGSSSKSRQFLAQLSDKVTIIDHDVNLGIAQARNTGAKNSTGEYLAFLDADDIWQAEKNQQQEHLLINNPELAGCHTGVNIFSQDMNIIETCLNKPKILDLKNSAIESHVVPSSFMIRRSIFLKVGGFDPKVRVEDYDLFLTLITNHYLIQFIPEALTWLRRDNHGNESAKWQFIFYGRNDILKKHGYTLYKHNGLLSLLNFLQRTCELSRWRAKGPINVIFMILSFILPKARSNE